From Candidatus Zixiibacteriota bacterium, a single genomic window includes:
- the rplJ gene encoding 50S ribosomal protein L10, which yields MLKRSEKEDVVQELGELFDNSQSIFVTDYLGLTVEQMTDLRKKLRDNEIKYRVAKNTLLRIVAKQKGYEKLVDFFTGPTAIAFGTEDPTVPAKTLYDFKKDIAKDVGKPEVKAFFADGVIYDADKLKELAELPSKEELIAKVVGSIGAPLSNLVGTLDGLLRELCVTIDQIAQQKES from the coding sequence ATGTTAAAGCGTTCTGAAAAAGAGGATGTGGTTCAAGAACTGGGCGAGCTGTTCGATAATTCCCAGAGCATATTTGTGACCGATTATCTCGGTCTGACGGTAGAACAGATGACCGATCTGCGCAAGAAACTGCGCGACAATGAAATCAAGTACCGGGTTGCCAAAAACACACTGCTCAGGATTGTAGCCAAGCAGAAGGGTTATGAAAAGCTGGTTGATTTTTTCACCGGCCCAACCGCGATCGCATTCGGCACTGAAGATCCGACTGTTCCTGCCAAGACCCTCTATGATTTTAAAAAAGATATTGCCAAAGATGTTGGTAAACCCGAGGTCAAAGCGTTTTTTGCAGACGGTGTCATTTATGACGCTGACAAGCTCAAAGAGCTGGCAGAGTTGCCCTCCAAGGAGGAGTTGATTGCCAAGGTCGTAGGATCTATTGGAGCTCCGCTTTCAAATTTGGTGGGTACTCTGGACGGGCTTTTGAGAGAGCTGTGTGTGACAATCGATCAAATAGCACAACAAAAAGAAAGTTAA
- the rplL gene encoding 50S ribosomal protein L7/L12 produces the protein MSEATDKIIEEIDKLTVMELADLSKALQEKYGVSAAAPVAAVAAAPGAGGGEAEEEKTEFDVVLEAVGDKKIQVIKVVRELTSLGLKEAKQLVDGAPNKVKEGVDKEEAEAAKAKLEEVGASIKID, from the coding sequence ATGAGTGAAGCAACTGATAAGATAATTGAAGAAATTGATAAGCTGACTGTTATGGAGCTGGCTGACCTTTCCAAGGCTCTGCAGGAGAAATATGGTGTTTCTGCTGCTGCCCCTGTGGCCGCAGTGGCGGCTGCCCCCGGTGCTGGTGGCGGGGAAGCGGAGGAAGAAAAGACCGAGTTTGACGTCGTGCTGGAAGCTGTCGGCGATAAGAAAATCCAGGTCATTAAAGTCGTCCGCGAACTGACCAGCCTGGGCTTGAAGGAAGCCAAGCAGTTAGTCGATGGCGCACCCAACAAGGTCAAGGAGGGTGTGGACAAGGAAGAAGCCGAAGCGGCCAAGGCCAAGCTCGAAGAAGTCGGCGCATCTATTAAAATAGACTAA